One genomic segment of Streptomyces sp. TLI_146 includes these proteins:
- a CDS encoding TetR/AcrR family transcriptional regulator, with translation MSRSREGTNAKYRRDLRGDLVAAAVKMLAQPQPVAVPSLRSIARACQVAPSAVYWHFPSEADLRSAVLDAEYTSLISTVEAALDSAPDDTDRLVVAGDAYITWALEHPGAYQLLFESDDELPPTRAEHGPRLQQRIVELARRVDPQAPFAAALLLWSAWHGVVSLRLHKTEWDWGMTPHEANRRLVAALTTHHSSQESSAENGSRRHDP, from the coding sequence GTGAGCAGATCCCGAGAAGGAACCAACGCCAAATATCGCCGCGACCTGCGCGGCGATCTCGTCGCCGCCGCGGTGAAGATGCTGGCGCAGCCGCAGCCCGTCGCCGTCCCGTCCCTGCGCTCGATCGCGCGGGCCTGCCAGGTCGCCCCGTCCGCGGTCTACTGGCACTTCCCTTCGGAAGCAGACCTGCGCTCGGCCGTACTCGACGCCGAGTACACCTCCTTGATCAGCACGGTCGAAGCGGCGCTGGACAGCGCACCCGACGACACCGACCGGCTGGTCGTCGCAGGCGACGCCTACATCACCTGGGCGCTGGAGCACCCCGGTGCCTACCAGCTGCTCTTCGAGAGCGACGACGAGCTTCCCCCCACCCGCGCCGAACACGGGCCCCGCCTGCAGCAGCGCATCGTGGAACTCGCCCGTCGCGTCGACCCGCAGGCCCCCTTCGCCGCGGCGCTCTTGCTGTGGTCGGCCTGGCACGGCGTGGTCTCCCTGCGCCTGCACAAGACCGAGTGGGACTGGGGCATGACACCCCACGAGGCCAACCGACGCCTGGTAGCCGCCCTGACGACTCACCACTCCTCACAGGAATCCTCCGCAGAGAACGGTTCCCGGCGCCACGACCCCTGA
- a CDS encoding EthD domain-containing protein, translated as MTVIRKRPEVSTEDFRRFMEHEYGPTYAALPQVREYVQYYLTDTVSDGAEEPIDAIVRISFDSQSAMREALATPEYQRARELRGAFMREASTGIHSAVLDRQVQLV; from the coding sequence ATGACAGTGATCCGCAAGCGGCCCGAGGTCTCCACGGAGGACTTCCGCCGCTTCATGGAGCACGAATACGGACCGACCTACGCGGCCCTGCCCCAGGTGAGGGAGTACGTGCAGTACTACCTCACCGACACGGTGAGCGACGGCGCGGAAGAACCCATCGACGCGATCGTGCGGATCAGCTTCGACTCGCAGTCGGCGATGCGCGAGGCGCTCGCGACGCCGGAGTACCAGCGGGCCCGCGAGCTGCGCGGGGCCTTCATGCGGGAGGCGTCCACCGGTATCCATTCGGCGGTCCTGGACCGGCAGGTGCAGCTGGTCTAA
- a CDS encoding MFS transporter, giving the protein MTTEPTAPAFPREPLGDPRLRHLVVGEGLAAVVDALFLIWLTLFVLELSQPGIATGLVLVAVALPRAALLLPAGVLVDRIGPARVVASAAWLRVAVLLVLGVLVTSNSPSVMAVALLGGLLGAADAAYFPAALALVPAVVPTERLSRVNALVQGAESGGDLVGPAVAAGAIAAVGFNATLGVIVALAALAAAALSRLIRVVRRDEGAGDDAGPDVIDGEQHSSARALGAGLRYAWHEPLVRGMLAAIALINITVVGPVLVGGAVLADQRLGGAGALGIVLSGFGAGSLAGSLIAGWRPPARRGWTVVGGVAAIGAGMAGLAAVAHVIAATAVVSLIGLGSGFLGVVIVATLQERVPKQLLGRVLSLVVLATVAFDPFSYVLAGVLLPYGTTALFLVCGSAVLACAALVAASPAIRSLR; this is encoded by the coding sequence ATGACGACGGAGCCGACCGCCCCTGCTTTTCCGCGTGAACCGCTGGGCGATCCGCGTCTACGCCACCTGGTCGTGGGTGAAGGGCTGGCGGCCGTGGTCGATGCGCTGTTCCTCATATGGCTCACGCTCTTCGTGCTCGAACTGTCACAACCCGGGATCGCCACGGGGCTGGTTCTCGTGGCCGTGGCGCTGCCGCGAGCAGCGCTGCTGCTTCCTGCGGGAGTGCTGGTCGACCGGATCGGTCCCGCACGTGTCGTGGCCAGTGCCGCCTGGCTCCGGGTCGCGGTCCTGCTCGTCCTCGGCGTCCTGGTCACCTCGAACTCGCCATCGGTGATGGCGGTCGCGCTGCTCGGCGGGCTGCTCGGTGCCGCCGACGCGGCGTACTTCCCGGCGGCCCTGGCGTTGGTGCCTGCCGTCGTGCCGACCGAGCGGCTCTCCCGGGTCAACGCGCTGGTGCAGGGAGCGGAGTCGGGGGGCGATCTGGTCGGCCCGGCGGTGGCCGCCGGAGCCATCGCCGCAGTGGGCTTCAACGCGACCCTCGGTGTGATCGTCGCGTTGGCCGCGTTGGCTGCCGCCGCGCTCAGCAGGCTCATCCGCGTGGTGCGACGTGACGAAGGTGCCGGGGACGATGCCGGTCCTGACGTCATCGACGGCGAGCAGCACAGCAGTGCACGTGCCCTCGGCGCGGGTTTGCGATACGCCTGGCATGAACCGCTGGTGCGGGGAATGCTGGCGGCGATCGCCCTGATCAACATCACGGTCGTGGGCCCGGTGCTGGTGGGCGGCGCGGTGCTCGCCGATCAACGCCTCGGTGGGGCCGGGGCGTTGGGCATCGTGCTCTCCGGTTTCGGTGCCGGATCATTGGCCGGGTCCCTGATCGCCGGGTGGCGGCCGCCCGCCCGGCGCGGCTGGACCGTGGTCGGCGGGGTCGCCGCGATCGGGGCGGGCATGGCTGGACTCGCCGCCGTCGCCCATGTGATTGCCGCGACGGCGGTCGTCTCGCTCATCGGCCTGGGGTCCGGTTTCCTCGGGGTGGTCATCGTGGCGACGCTGCAGGAGCGGGTGCCCAAGCAACTGCTGGGCCGAGTGCTGAGCCTCGTCGTGCTGGCCACGGTGGCGTTCGACCCGTTCTCCTACGTGCTGGCCGGCGTCCTGCTGCCGTACGGCACGACGGCGCTGTTCCTGGTCTGCGGGAGCGCCGTCCTGGCGTGCGCCGCCCTGGTCGCCGCGAGCCCAGCGATCCGGTCCCTGCGTTGA
- a CDS encoding aminotransferase class I/II-fold pyridoxal phosphate-dependent enzyme encodes MTAHHTPATSVDRLAPWAFAAFVEANTHETAYRPPVVDGPVGPTIIRNGRQLVNFASISFLDLERHVPVQRHFAEGALAHGLSTSGSRMTQGICRPHQVLEETIARHTGKERAISFATGLLANIGFVHAMSSSAHFDTGIEVRNHDTVFVVDRDVHWSIWKGVEGLGYGRNVHAFRHNDAADLARILGRIRPGKTVVIAESIYSADGTMGPIVEIFDECDRHGAISMIDDANGFMVYGPENRPYAREAAAIRERADFVMVALSKAIGLEGGAIAGPAAAIDAFELLSGTSMFTAAIQPPTAYAATRTIDALAANPKIVDDYLAHAARLRRQMHEAGTPTTPTKSYMLSVPIGNDAAALQMREWFVEDGYLVPVFSYPAVARNQALLRLFPHAGHTEEQMDGFLRTLLTYRRRLGL; translated from the coding sequence ATGACCGCGCACCACACTCCCGCGACCTCGGTGGACCGCCTGGCCCCGTGGGCCTTCGCCGCCTTCGTCGAGGCGAACACCCACGAAACCGCCTACCGCCCACCGGTGGTGGACGGCCCCGTCGGGCCGACCATCATCCGCAACGGCCGCCAGTTGGTGAACTTCGCCAGCATCAGCTTCCTCGACCTGGAACGCCACGTCCCGGTACAACGTCACTTCGCCGAGGGGGCGCTCGCGCACGGCCTGAGCACCAGCGGATCCAGGATGACCCAAGGGATTTGCCGCCCGCACCAAGTCCTTGAGGAGACGATCGCCCGCCACACCGGCAAAGAGCGAGCCATCAGCTTCGCCACGGGACTGCTGGCCAACATCGGGTTCGTCCACGCCATGAGCAGTTCCGCGCACTTCGACACGGGGATCGAGGTCCGCAACCATGACACCGTCTTCGTCGTCGACCGTGACGTCCACTGGAGCATCTGGAAGGGCGTCGAAGGACTCGGCTACGGCCGCAACGTCCACGCGTTCCGGCACAACGACGCCGCCGACCTGGCACGCATCCTGGGCCGGATCCGGCCCGGCAAGACCGTGGTGATCGCCGAGAGCATCTACTCGGCCGACGGCACCATGGGACCGATCGTGGAGATCTTCGACGAGTGCGATCGGCACGGCGCCATCAGCATGATCGACGACGCGAACGGCTTCATGGTGTACGGACCCGAGAACCGTCCGTACGCCCGGGAGGCGGCCGCGATCCGGGAGCGGGCCGACTTCGTCATGGTGGCGCTGTCGAAGGCCATCGGTCTGGAAGGCGGCGCGATCGCCGGGCCGGCGGCGGCCATCGACGCCTTCGAACTGCTCTCCGGCACCTCGATGTTCACGGCCGCTATCCAGCCCCCCACCGCCTACGCCGCCACGCGCACGATCGACGCCCTCGCCGCCAATCCGAAGATCGTCGACGACTACTTGGCCCATGCCGCCCGTCTTCGCCGACAGATGCACGAGGCCGGCACGCCGACGACGCCGACCAAGTCGTACATGCTCTCGGTGCCGATCGGGAACGACGCCGCCGCGTTGCAGATGCGGGAGTGGTTCGTCGAGGACGGCTACCTCGTCCCCGTCTTCTCCTACCCGGCCGTCGCACGCAACCAGGCGCTGCTGCGCCTGTTCCCGCACGCGGGCCACACCGAGGAGCAGATGGACGGCTTCCTGCGCACCCTCCTCACCTACCGACGGCGCCTCGGACTCTGA
- a CDS encoding ABC-F family ATP-binding cassette domain-containing protein: MITVRDVELRAGARLLLSDISFTVSPGDRIGLVGRNGAGKTTLMTALARRTRPATGTITHTGPVGFLAQDSRAAAPATTVTDRILSARGLDTALCRLRTAGAAMAEAVGDNQLERAMHAYAAAEAAFQAGGGYAAEAEAARVAAGLGLPERVLAEPVGNLSGGQRRRVELARILFAGHGGVLLLDEPTNHLDADSLAWLHTFLREYRGGLVVISHDTALLAAVVNRVFHLDATRATIDIHNTGWEAHLAQREADRRRRERERSAAERKAAALHAQADKMKARSATAVMARSMARRADRMLAGVEPSRRTERTARIRLPEPLPCGRMPLGAVSLAKSYGSHRVLDRVDLAVDRGSRLVVLGLNGAGKTTLLRLLAGVEQPDAGRVVHGHGLRLGYFAQEHDTLDRGRTVRQHLSDAAPHLTDGEARRVLGAFLFGADDVDKNAGVLSGGEKTRLALAGLVHSGANVLLLDEPTNNLDPASRTEVLAAVGAYPGAIVMVTHDEGAIDALRPDRVLLLPDADEDLWSEDYRDLVALA, encoded by the coding sequence ATGATCACTGTTCGCGATGTCGAGCTGCGCGCAGGCGCCCGCCTGCTGCTCTCGGACATTTCCTTCACCGTCTCCCCTGGTGACCGTATCGGCCTGGTCGGCCGCAACGGGGCGGGGAAGACCACCTTGATGACCGCCCTGGCCAGGCGTACCAGGCCCGCCACGGGGACGATCACGCACACCGGCCCGGTCGGGTTCCTCGCGCAGGACTCGCGCGCCGCCGCCCCCGCGACGACGGTCACCGACCGGATCCTGTCCGCTCGTGGCTTGGATACTGCGCTGTGCCGTCTGCGTACGGCCGGGGCCGCGATGGCCGAGGCCGTTGGCGACAACCAGCTGGAGCGGGCGATGCATGCCTACGCCGCGGCGGAGGCAGCCTTCCAGGCCGGCGGCGGGTACGCGGCCGAGGCCGAGGCTGCCCGCGTGGCGGCCGGGCTGGGGCTGCCCGAGCGGGTACTGGCCGAGCCGGTCGGCAACCTCTCGGGCGGGCAGCGGCGCCGGGTGGAGCTCGCGCGGATCCTGTTCGCCGGGCACGGCGGCGTACTGCTGCTGGACGAGCCGACCAACCACCTCGATGCCGATTCCCTCGCCTGGCTGCACACCTTCCTGCGGGAGTACCGGGGTGGTCTGGTGGTGATCAGCCATGACACCGCCCTGCTCGCCGCTGTGGTCAACCGCGTCTTCCACCTGGATGCCACCCGCGCGACGATCGACATCCACAACACCGGCTGGGAGGCCCACCTCGCCCAGCGTGAGGCGGACCGGCGCCGACGGGAGCGGGAGCGGTCCGCCGCCGAGCGCAAGGCCGCCGCCCTGCACGCGCAGGCGGACAAGATGAAGGCCCGCTCGGCCACCGCAGTCATGGCCCGCAGCATGGCCCGGCGCGCGGACCGCATGCTGGCGGGAGTGGAGCCGAGCCGCCGCACGGAGAGGACGGCCAGGATCCGGCTGCCCGAACCGCTGCCGTGCGGGCGGATGCCGCTGGGCGCGGTCAGCCTGGCCAAGTCCTACGGCAGCCACCGGGTGCTCGACCGTGTGGACCTGGCGGTGGACCGGGGCAGCCGGCTGGTCGTCCTCGGCCTGAACGGCGCGGGCAAGACCACCCTGCTGCGGCTGCTCGCCGGCGTGGAGCAGCCCGACGCCGGGCGGGTGGTTCACGGGCACGGGCTGCGGCTGGGCTACTTCGCCCAGGAGCACGACACCCTCGACCGCGGCCGCACGGTCCGCCAGCATCTGTCGGATGCCGCTCCGCATCTGACGGACGGCGAGGCCCGACGGGTCCTGGGCGCGTTCCTGTTCGGCGCGGACGACGTGGACAAGAACGCCGGCGTCCTGTCCGGCGGGGAGAAAACCCGGCTGGCCCTGGCCGGCCTGGTCCACTCCGGTGCGAACGTTCTGCTGCTGGACGAGCCGACCAACAACCTCGACCCGGCCTCACGCACCGAGGTCCTGGCGGCCGTCGGCGCCTACCCCGGCGCGATCGTGATGGTCACCCACGACGAGGGCGCCATCGACGCCCTCCGCCCCGACCGGGTCCTGCTCCTGCCGGACGCGGACGAGGACTTGTGGAGCGAGGACTACCGCGACCTGGTCGCCCTCGCCTGA
- a CDS encoding SDR family NAD(P)-dependent oxidoreductase, which translates to MSVLDRFRLDGRVAVVTGASSGLGIAFAAALAEAGADVVLAARRTERLEAVGRAVEKLGRRAVAVRTDIAKPEDCRALIEAAVQALGRVDILVNNAGISSEQPAQEERPEQFREVIDINLNGSYWMAQAAGAVMAPGSAIVNVSSVLALVTGGLPQAAYSASKAGLLGLTRDLAQQWTASKGIRVNALAPGLFTSPMTDGYADGYLEAMMPRVLSGRIGQPEELAAALVFLVSDAASYVTGTTLVVDGGTHIA; encoded by the coding sequence ATGAGCGTCCTCGATCGCTTCCGGCTCGACGGTCGCGTCGCCGTGGTCACCGGGGCCTCCTCCGGGCTGGGTATCGCCTTCGCTGCTGCGTTGGCCGAGGCCGGCGCTGATGTCGTGCTGGCGGCACGGCGCACCGAAAGGCTGGAGGCCGTGGGCAGGGCCGTCGAGAAGCTGGGCCGCCGGGCCGTCGCCGTGCGTACCGACATTGCCAAGCCGGAGGACTGCCGTGCGCTGATCGAGGCAGCTGTGCAGGCACTCGGGCGGGTGGACATCCTGGTCAACAACGCCGGGATCAGCAGCGAACAACCCGCGCAGGAGGAGAGACCGGAGCAGTTCCGCGAGGTCATCGACATCAATCTCAACGGCTCCTACTGGATGGCCCAGGCCGCGGGCGCGGTGATGGCGCCCGGTAGCGCCATCGTCAATGTGTCGAGCGTGCTGGCGCTGGTCACGGGCGGTCTGCCGCAGGCTGCCTACTCGGCGTCGAAGGCCGGGCTCCTCGGGCTCACCCGCGATCTCGCCCAGCAGTGGACCGCCAGCAAGGGCATCCGTGTGAACGCCCTCGCGCCGGGCCTGTTCACCTCGCCGATGACCGACGGCTATGCCGACGGCTACCTTGAAGCGATGATGCCGCGGGTGCTCTCGGGCCGCATTGGGCAACCCGAGGAACTTGCCGCGGCCTTGGTCTTCCTCGTCTCCGACGCGGCGTCCTACGTCACCGGCACCACCCTGGTGGTCGACGGGGGCACGCACATCGCATAG
- a CDS encoding SDR family oxidoreductase, giving the protein MTTSRIALVTGANQGLGRAFAEGLAARMDPQDLVLLTGRSQQRVAHAARDVAQLPATRARVEGRVLDVTDTDAIARLAEDLRGRHGGVDIVISNAVARLLPEESQSELADEFIDVSNTATHAMLRSFGPVLRPGGRLLVVASSLGTLGHLDGRLHHLFDGASLDQVEYAMESWRSAIHHKTAQEAGWPLWLNVPSKVAQVAAVRAVAAERRARDLADGTLVAAVCPGMVDTATSRPWFSDFSQAQSPARAAEAVLDLVFAEHVAPELYGELVRFGKVLPWYDGTPPVEQDAMLVP; this is encoded by the coding sequence ATGACCACTTCACGCATCGCCCTCGTCACGGGCGCCAACCAGGGGCTCGGTCGGGCCTTCGCAGAGGGGCTGGCGGCCCGCATGGATCCGCAGGACCTGGTCCTGCTCACCGGTCGCAGTCAGCAGCGCGTGGCGCACGCCGCCCGGGACGTCGCGCAGCTGCCCGCCACCCGTGCCCGGGTCGAGGGCCGGGTCCTGGATGTTACGGACACCGACGCCATCGCCCGTCTCGCCGAGGACCTGCGGGGCCGCCACGGAGGGGTGGACATCGTCATCTCCAACGCGGTCGCCCGATTGCTCCCCGAGGAGTCGCAGTCCGAGCTGGCCGATGAGTTCATCGATGTCTCCAACACCGCCACGCACGCGATGCTGCGCTCCTTCGGCCCGGTGCTGCGTCCCGGTGGGCGCCTGCTCGTCGTGGCCAGCAGCCTGGGGACGCTGGGTCACCTCGACGGCCGTCTGCACCACTTGTTCGACGGCGCGAGCCTGGACCAGGTCGAGTACGCCATGGAGTCGTGGCGCAGCGCCATCCACCACAAGACCGCGCAGGAGGCCGGCTGGCCGCTGTGGCTGAACGTGCCCTCGAAGGTGGCCCAGGTCGCCGCCGTGCGCGCCGTCGCCGCCGAACGCCGCGCCCGGGACCTGGCAGACGGCACGCTCGTCGCCGCTGTCTGCCCCGGCATGGTCGACACGGCGACCTCGCGCCCATGGTTCAGCGACTTCAGCCAGGCCCAGTCGCCCGCCCGGGCCGCTGAGGCCGTCCTCGATCTGGTCTTCGCGGAGCACGTCGCCCCGGAGCTCTACGGCGAGTTGGTGCGCTTCGGCAAGGTCCTGCCCTGGTACGACGGCACGCCTCCGGTCGAGCAGGACGCGATGCTCGTGCCCTGA
- a CDS encoding SDR family NAD(P)-dependent oxidoreductase, with translation MSALTTPFGFVSTAGEVVSGVDLSGRRAVVTGASSGIGAETARVLAATGAAVTLAVRDVAAGERVAKGITGSTGNQDVRAVHLDLTDPASITAFTAAWHGPLHVLVNNAGVMACPEQYTEQGWEWQFATNHLGHFALASGLHSALAADGNARIVVVSSTGHQQSPVVWDDVNFAFRPYDPWLAYGQSKTANVLFAVEATRRWADDNITANALMPGAIYTNLQRHTGGRGSGRVPAELIKTVEQGAATSALLATSPLLEGIGGRYFVDCNETEIVDRRSGTLHGVARYALDPAGARRLWDLSQDLIASAA, from the coding sequence ATGAGTGCCCTCACCACCCCGTTCGGTTTCGTCAGCACCGCCGGCGAGGTCGTGTCAGGTGTCGATCTCTCCGGCCGCCGCGCCGTCGTCACCGGCGCCTCCTCCGGCATCGGGGCGGAGACGGCCCGCGTCCTGGCGGCCACCGGCGCGGCCGTCACCCTCGCCGTGCGGGACGTGGCGGCGGGCGAACGCGTCGCCAAGGGCATCACCGGATCGACCGGCAACCAGGACGTGCGGGCTGTGCATCTCGACTTGACCGACCCCGCTTCCATCACGGCCTTCACCGCCGCCTGGCATGGCCCGCTGCACGTTCTGGTGAACAACGCGGGCGTCATGGCCTGCCCCGAGCAGTACACCGAGCAGGGCTGGGAATGGCAGTTCGCCACCAACCACCTGGGCCATTTCGCCCTCGCCAGCGGACTGCACAGCGCGCTGGCAGCCGACGGCAACGCCCGTATCGTCGTGGTGAGTTCCACCGGCCACCAGCAGTCACCGGTCGTGTGGGACGACGTCAACTTCGCCTTCCGCCCCTACGACCCGTGGCTCGCGTACGGACAGTCCAAGACGGCCAACGTCCTGTTCGCGGTGGAGGCGACCCGACGCTGGGCCGACGACAACATCACCGCCAACGCCCTGATGCCGGGCGCCATCTACACGAACCTGCAGCGGCACACCGGCGGCCGGGGCAGTGGCCGCGTCCCCGCCGAGCTGATCAAGACCGTGGAACAGGGCGCCGCCACGTCAGCGCTCCTGGCCACCTCGCCGCTGCTCGAAGGCATCGGCGGCCGTTACTTCGTCGACTGCAACGAGACCGAGATCGTAGACCGACGCTCCGGCACCCTGCACGGCGTCGCCCGCTACGCGCTCGACCCGGCGGGCGCGCGGCGCCTGTGGGACCTGTCGCAGGACCTGATCGCCAGCGCAGCGTGA
- a CDS encoding TetR/AcrR family transcriptional regulator encodes MAPPVTRRPVGHHHGNLRNSLLQASLELVGERGPHGFTLAEASRRAGVSVAAPYKHFADRDALLAELATQGYREQRRRFAAAVTGIEDPVEQLASFAAAYVRFAAEEPALFDATFNAGLDKSRFAELAAAGDEVARLLLPVARQLISDPDAAFDLLLRVAAAAHGLAVFLRQGLFGVGNAALFETEEKAARTARAIARQDDRS; translated from the coding sequence ATGGCCCCTCCAGTTACCCGACGTCCCGTCGGCCACCATCACGGCAACCTGCGTAACTCCCTTCTGCAGGCGTCCTTGGAGCTGGTCGGCGAGCGAGGTCCGCACGGCTTCACCCTGGCCGAGGCGAGCCGCCGGGCCGGAGTGAGTGTCGCGGCGCCGTACAAGCACTTCGCCGACCGGGACGCGCTGCTGGCTGAACTCGCCACACAGGGCTACCGCGAACAACGCCGTCGCTTCGCCGCGGCCGTGACGGGCATCGAAGACCCCGTCGAACAACTGGCGTCCTTCGCGGCGGCATATGTCAGATTCGCCGCCGAGGAACCCGCTCTGTTCGATGCGACCTTCAATGCCGGCCTCGACAAGTCCAGGTTCGCCGAACTGGCCGCGGCAGGCGACGAGGTAGCCCGCCTCCTACTGCCTGTGGCCCGACAGCTCATCTCAGACCCGGACGCCGCGTTCGACCTGCTGCTCAGGGTCGCCGCTGCCGCCCACGGCCTGGCCGTCTTCCTGCGGCAGGGCCTGTTCGGTGTGGGAAACGCCGCCCTCTTTGAGACCGAGGAGAAAGCCGCTCGCACGGCGCGGGCAATCGCGAGACAGGACGACCGCTCGTGA
- a CDS encoding LysR family transcriptional regulator — MDFTDVSLTALRVLRAVAEQGTFTAAAASLGYTQSAVSRQIAAIERAAGAELLERRRDGARLTPAGRVVMRRATVVLDEIAATARELSGLPEQTGTVRLGWVPSAGAVLVPRALATLRESDPALEVVGREGGTPALVRALRAGSLDLALLASAPPFRAPDTESPPLALQTLTERPLRLAVPATHPLARGTYVDVTELRGQRWIAGPSSGEDRLMGVWPGLDERPEIAHTARDWLAKLHLVAAGCGLTTLPASLVSAVPPGVRVLPVRGGPQEQRRLLLARLPHPSTPAVTRTVAVLRATALEVHTPHPTA, encoded by the coding sequence ATGGACTTCACGGATGTGTCACTGACTGCGTTGCGCGTGCTGCGGGCCGTGGCCGAACAGGGAACCTTCACCGCAGCCGCGGCATCGCTCGGCTACACCCAGTCCGCGGTCTCCCGACAGATCGCCGCGATCGAGCGCGCGGCAGGCGCGGAACTGCTGGAGCGGCGGCGCGACGGGGCCCGGCTCACGCCCGCCGGTCGCGTCGTCATGCGCCGCGCAACGGTCGTGCTCGACGAGATCGCCGCGACCGCCAGGGAACTGTCGGGCCTGCCGGAGCAGACCGGAACGGTCCGGCTGGGGTGGGTGCCCAGCGCCGGTGCCGTGCTGGTACCCCGAGCCCTTGCCACACTGCGTGAAAGCGATCCCGCACTAGAGGTCGTCGGCCGCGAGGGCGGCACTCCGGCCCTGGTCCGCGCGCTACGGGCGGGCAGCCTGGACCTGGCCCTGCTCGCCTCGGCGCCACCGTTCCGCGCGCCGGACACCGAGTCGCCCCCACTGGCACTGCAGACACTCACCGAACGCCCGCTGCGTCTCGCGGTGCCCGCCACACACCCCCTCGCCCGCGGCACCTACGTAGACGTGACCGAACTGCGGGGACAGCGCTGGATCGCCGGCCCCTCATCAGGAGAGGACCGCCTGATGGGCGTGTGGCCGGGCCTGGACGAGCGCCCCGAGATCGCCCACACCGCCCGCGACTGGCTGGCCAAACTTCATCTCGTCGCCGCAGGGTGCGGACTGACCACCCTCCCCGCCTCGCTCGTCTCCGCAGTACCCCCCGGCGTGCGGGTCCTCCCCGTCCGCGGCGGCCCGCAAGAACAGCGGCGCCTACTCCTGGCCCGCCTGCCTCACCCGTCAACGCCGGCCGTGACACGGACGGTCGCCGTCCTTCGCGCGACGGCACTCGAGGTTCACACGCCCCATCCCACTGCTTGA
- a CDS encoding VOC family protein, whose product MSVARIHHISLSVADLAAQEAWYADAFGLTQVEERLELPEAGVRTVVLSDAAGLRVEFVERFGSRPVSHTDAFAATAVQTFTHLALQVPHLDDAFARLTQDCGAAAVSQPAPGASKGMRYAYVADPEGNLLELIETS is encoded by the coding sequence ATGTCCGTTGCTCGCATTCACCACATCAGCCTCTCGGTCGCGGACCTTGCCGCGCAGGAAGCCTGGTATGCCGACGCGTTCGGGCTCACGCAGGTGGAGGAGCGCCTGGAGCTACCTGAAGCGGGAGTCCGTACCGTCGTTCTGAGTGATGCGGCGGGCCTGCGGGTGGAGTTCGTCGAACGGTTCGGTTCGCGCCCCGTCTCGCACACCGATGCTTTTGCCGCCACCGCCGTGCAGACCTTCACTCACCTGGCACTTCAAGTCCCGCATCTCGACGACGCGTTCGCCCGCCTGACGCAGGACTGCGGGGCCGCTGCGGTCTCCCAACCTGCGCCCGGCGCCAGTAAAGGCATGCGCTACGCGTACGTCGCCGACCCGGAGGGGAATCTGCTGGAGCTGATCGAGACGTCCTGA
- a CDS encoding SDR family oxidoreductase: MPRAVFLPQTDENDFTTGDTSLTAALRVARHASTSISRARQGRLAFVSPGTAPGRQHPQAGHAVSRAGRGRLTRTLTRTRGTCGVTADVFAPGGAETAITLPLTDQQYEHIQSQIPVVRAAPPERIAAAERFLFSDLAAHVSHRSCCGAGRREAVDGTSAATRWRPLSMTGAVRAAWPYAMCVPPSTTRVVPVT; the protein is encoded by the coding sequence ATGCCCCGCGCTGTGTTCCTCCCGCAGACGGACGAGAACGACTTCACCACCGGGGACACCAGCCTGACGGCGGCATTGCGCGTGGCGAGGCACGCGTCCACGTCCATCTCGCGCGCCAGGCAAGGCCGACTGGCCTTCGTCTCGCCGGGAACAGCACCGGGCAGGCAACACCCTCAGGCCGGGCATGCGGTATCCAGGGCCGGACGTGGCCGACTCACCCGCACACTCACCCGCACACGCGGCACCTGCGGCGTCACCGCCGACGTGTTCGCGCCCGGTGGTGCCGAGACGGCCATCACCCTGCCGCTCACTGATCAACAATATGAACACATCCAGTCGCAGATTCCGGTGGTACGCGCTGCTCCGCCAGAGAGGATCGCGGCCGCGGAACGCTTCCTCTTCAGTGATCTCGCCGCACACGTCAGTCACAGGAGCTGTTGTGGCGCTGGTCGACGGGAGGCGGTTGATGGGACGTCAGCCGCCACCCGGTGGCGGCCCCTCAGCATGACCGGCGCGGTCCGCGCTGCGTGGCCCTATGCGATGTGCGTGCCCCCGTCGACCACCAGGGTGGTGCCGGTGACGTAG
- a CDS encoding acyl carrier protein yields the protein MVNDTDLLNALAKIVEEVAGVDSAEVTAEKSFTDDLDIDSLSMVEITVVVEDAFEVKIPDGQVAELRTVGDVVRYIANHR from the coding sequence CTGGTGAACGACACCGACCTGCTCAACGCTCTTGCCAAGATTGTCGAAGAGGTCGCCGGCGTCGACTCCGCCGAAGTGACCGCCGAGAAGTCCTTCACCGACGACCTCGACATCGACTCCCTGTCGATGGTGGAGATCACCGTGGTGGTCGAGGACGCGTTCGAGGTGAAGATCCCGGACGGCCAGGTCGCGGAGTTGAGGACGGTCGGCGACGTGGTGCGCTACATCGCCAACCACCGGTGA